The following coding sequences lie in one Arachis ipaensis cultivar K30076 chromosome B03, Araip1.1, whole genome shotgun sequence genomic window:
- the LOC107633344 gene encoding K(+) efflux antiporter 4: protein HSILNILLLCDLLLFCPSFFSLVAAESESEPELLLRGANATATGNASLARSGEDSFANMIDRALEREFPENEQNEGNDAGGFNNSVAEQQAVLETVARVKSKKNESKEEKSFHIHDVFHLDTENRAEDMPTLIDRKDNVFIISNPKSKYPVLQVDLRLISDLVVVIVSATCGGIAFACAGQPVMTGYLLAGSLIGPGGLSFVSEMVQVETVAQFGVIFLLFALGLEFSTTKLRVVRAVAILGGLLQIFLFMCLCGITATLCGGKSSEGIFVGAFLSMSSTAVVLKFLMERNSVNALHGQVTIGTLILQDCAVGLLFALLPVLGGTSGVLQGVISMTKSLVILIAFLAILSIVSRTCVPWFLRLMISLSSQTNELYQLASVAFCLLVAWCSDKLGLSLLSILYSFHKVIPMKSSLVEPIRNFFAALFLASIGMLIHVHFLWNHVDILLAAVILVIIIKTIVAASVVKGFGYNNKTSLLVGMSLAQIGEFAFVLLSRASNLHLVEGKLYLLLLGTTALSLVTTPLLFKLIPAVVHLGALLRWFPPDSPSEIPYKGDSFRSDSAKRVTLLVQGSHNS, encoded by the exons CATTCGATTCTTAACATCCTCCTTCTCTGCGACCTGCTTCTCTTTTGCCCCTCATTCTTCTCTCTCGTCGCTGCTGAGTCGGAGTCCGAGCCGGAGCTTCTCCTCCGGGGAGCCAACGCAACCGCCACCGGCAATGCCTCGCTTGCGAGATCCGGCGAGGATAGCTTCGCCAACATGATTGATCGGGCGCTCGAGAGAGAGTTCCCCGAGAATGAGCAGAATGAAG GTAATGATGCTGGCGGTTTCAACAATAGTGTTGCTGAACAGCAG GCTGTTTTGGAAACTGTTGCTAGAGTTAAGTCCAAGAAAAATGAGAGCAAAGAAGAAAA ATCATTTCATATTCATGATGTTTTCCATTTGGATACTGAGAATCGTGCAGAGGATATGCCAACCTTAATTGATCGAAAG GATAATGTGTTTATCATCTCCAATCCCAAGTCAAAGTATCCTGTTCTTCAAGTAGATTTGAG ATTGATATCAGATCTTGTGGTTGTCATTGTTTCTGCAACATGTGGTGGCATTGCCTTTGCTTGTGCTGGACAACCG GTTATGACAGGATATCTGTTGGCAGGATCACTCATTGGACCTGGTGGCTTGAGTTTTGTTAGTGAAATGGTCCAA GTTGAGACTGTTGCTCAATTTGGTGTTATCtttttgctttttgcattgggattagAATTTTCAACAACAAAG CTTCGAGTTGTTCGAGCGGTGGCTATTCTTGGCGGTCTACttcaaattttcttatttatgTGCTTGTGTGGAATAACAGCTACG CTATGTGGTGGTAAATCATCTGAAGGAATATTTGTGGGTGCATTTCTTTCTATGTCTTCGACAGCAGTG GTCTTGAAATTCTTGATGGAAAGGAATAGTGTCAATGCCCTTCATGGTCAGGTTACAATTGGAACACTGATTCTGCAG GATTGTGCTGTTGGTTTGCTCTTTGCATTGCTTCCAGTATTGGGTGGAACATCAGGTGTTCTTCAGGGAGTAATATCCATGACTAAATC GTTGGTCATCTTAATTGCTTTTTTGGCCATTTTGTCGATAGTATCTCGTACTTGTGTACCATGGTTTCTTAGGCTTATGATAAGCCTATCATCTCAG ACCAATGAACTTTATCAATTGGCATCAGTGGCATTCTGCCTACTTGTGGCTTGG TGTAGTGATAAGTTGGGTTTAAGTCTTTTGAGTATCTTATATTCTTT CCATAAAGTTATTCCGATGAAATCTTCCTTG GTTGAGCCAATTCGCAACTTTTTTGCTGCACTGTTCTTGGCCAGCATTGGGATGCTTATACATGTCCATTTTCTTTGGAATCATGTTGACATCTTATTGGCAGCTGTTATACTGGTGATCATCATAAAGACAATTGTAGCTGCATCTGTTGTCAAGGGGTTTGGTTACAACAACAAGACTTCACTTCTT GTTGGGATGTCTTTGGCACAAATTGGGGAGTTTGCCTTTGTTCTTCTCAGTCGTGCTTCAAATCTTCATCTAGTGGAG GGAAAGTTGTATCTATTACTCCTTGGAACAACGGCTCTCAGTCTG GTGACTACACCTCTGCTTTTCAAGTTAATTCCTGCCGTGGTACATCTTGGTGCTTTGCTGCGGTGGTTCCCTCCTGATAGTCCATCTGAG ATTCCCTATAAGGGGGACAGCTTTCGGTCAGACAGTGCTAAGCGTGTTACTTTGTTGGTtcaaggctctcataattcatga